A stretch of Larus michahellis chromosome Z, bLarMic1.1, whole genome shotgun sequence DNA encodes these proteins:
- the GPX8 gene encoding putative glutathione peroxidase 8 isoform X2 has translation MSSLFFQVQAGSFIFQLLLHIPGLPRLLSKISKMEPLTTTYPLKYSVPKARVFVVFLSMVLCTAILCLLQLRFFKPKIKDFYSFEVKDSRGRIVSLEKYRGKILQRKSLDGISGNTLSVLRVKL, from the exons ATGAGCAGCTTGTTCTTTCAAGTCCAAGCTGGGAGTTTCATATTTCAGCTCCTCCTTCACATTCCAGGCCTGCCCAGGCTCCTCTCAAAGATTTCGAAAATGGAGCCTCTCACAACTACTTATCCTCTGAAATACTCAGTGCCCAAAGCAAGGGTCTTTGTTGTCTTTCTGTCAATGGTTTTGTGTACTGCCATTCTCTGCCTGCTGCAACTCAGATTTTTTAAACCCAAAATCAAGGATTTTTATTCTTTCGAAGTCAAGGATTCACGAGGAAGGATCGTTTCCTTGGAGAAGTACAGAGGGAAA ATTCTTCAAAGAAAGAGCCTCGATGGAATTTCTGGAAATACCTTGTCAGTCCTGAGGGTAAAGTTGTGA
- the GPX8 gene encoding putative glutathione peroxidase 8 isoform X1 — MSSLFFQVQAGSFIFQLLLHIPGLPRLLSKISKMEPLTTTYPLKYSVPKARVFVVFLSMVLCTAILCLLQLRFFKPKIKDFYSFEVKDSRGRIVSLEKYRGKATLVVNVASYCQHTDKNYIALQELHREFGPSHFTVLAFPCNQFGESEPSSSQEVESFARGNYGVTFPVFHKIKILGSEAEPAFKFLIDSSKKEPRWNFWKYLVSPEGKVVKFWRPEEPIESIKPEVASLIRQIIMKKREDL; from the exons ATGAGCAGCTTGTTCTTTCAAGTCCAAGCTGGGAGTTTCATATTTCAGCTCCTCCTTCACATTCCAGGCCTGCCCAGGCTCCTCTCAAAGATTTCGAAAATGGAGCCTCTCACAACTACTTATCCTCTGAAATACTCAGTGCCCAAAGCAAGGGTCTTTGTTGTCTTTCTGTCAATGGTTTTGTGTACTGCCATTCTCTGCCTGCTGCAACTCAGATTTTTTAAACCCAAAATCAAGGATTTTTATTCTTTCGAAGTCAAGGATTCACGAGGAAGGATCGTTTCCTTGGAGAAGTACAGAGGGAAA GCAACTTTGGTTGTAAACGTGGCCAGTTACTGCCAACACACAGACAAAAATTACATCGCACTGCAAGAACTACACAGAGAGTTTGGTCCCTCCCATTTcactgtgctggcttttccctgCAACCAGTTTGGAGAATCAGAGCCTAGTTCAAGCCAGGAAGTAGAATCTTTTGCCAGAGGAAACTATGGAGTGACGTTCCCTGTTTTCCACAAAATCAAGATCCTAGGATCAGAAGCAGAGCCCGCCTTTAAATTTCTAATAG ATTCTTCAAAGAAAGAGCCTCGATGGAATTTCTGGAAATACCTTGTCAGTCCTGAGGGTAAAGTTGTGAAATTCTGGAGACCTGAAGAGCCCATAGAAAGTATCAAGCCAGAAGTAGCATCATTAATCAGGCAGATTatcatgaaaaaaagagaagacctCTGA
- the MCIDAS gene encoding multicilin — protein sequence MPPPLDCANFDFSLGEEVAFGPCAPQLESSVVAQVPPQRLPSPEPCWRGLADQHQKALGDALEANSQLQETLTQRQEELATLRESNVQLKELASQARQLAAVLDVLMLPQCADREVLPPPPPPPLHPLPPLPAAAAPAGTWVGVGRAEPREEAAGVDAMLREVSEKCRAALRSLGGGSPGGDSPGGDSPTAKRPRPAPLLHGAFRGLRTGRAGGEGLEGGGSLRAALGEAGSIRTLAFPQGNAFTLRTAAGGYRFRWVPR from the exons ATGCCACCGCCACTGGACTGCGCCAACTTTGATTTCTCACTTGGCGAGGAGGTGGCCTTTGGCCCCTGCGCCCCGCAGCTGGAGAGCAGTGTGGTGGCGCAGGTGCCCCCGCAGCGCCTGCCTTCCCCCGAGCCGTGCTGGAGGGGCCTGGCGGACCAGCACCAGAAAGCACTGGGAGATGCCCTGGAGGCAAACAGCCAG CTGCAGGAGACCCTCACGCAGAGGCAGGAAGAACTGGCGACGCTGCGGGAGAGCAACgtgcagctgaaggagctggcgagCCAGGCCAGGCAGCTGGCTGCCGTTCTTGAC GTGCTGATGCTCCCGCAGTGCGCTGACAGGGaggtccttcctcctcctcctcctcctcctcttcatcctctaCCTCCtcttcccgccgccgccgccccggccgggACGTGGGTCGGTGTCGGGCGGGCGGAGccgcgggaggaggcggcgggcgtGGACGCCATGCTGCGGGAGGTGTCGGAGAAGTGCCGCGCCGCCCTGCGCAGCCTCGGGGGGGGCAGCCCAGGGGGGGACAGCCCCGGGGGGGACAGCCCCACGGCCAAGCGCccgcggccggccccgctccTGCACGGCGCCTTCCGCGGGCTGCGCactgggcgggcgggcggcgaggggctggaggggggcggCAGCCTGCGGGCGGCCCTGGGGGAGGCGGGCAGCATCCGCACCCTGGCCTTCCCGCAGGGAAACGCCTTCACCCTCCGCACCGCTGCCGGCGGGTACCGGTTCCGCTGGGTGCCGCGCTGA
- the CCNO gene encoding cyclin-O, giving the protein MVLGHFCAGPGSGDAPLEATAALPYRRKVLGKSQIFANGVLFFFLSRLRILFWRRRSRRCPGARGGGGRPWAWRRPPAQIAAAGAGQPESVADPPPIMVMTTAAAGGCPGGSLLRRGPGGSPGRCPRRPVWWRRRRPEAAAAAPAIWGSRQDLQAFREYGESWYRSRKGLESRFQPQEPLARQPQVTAEARCKLVSWLIPVHRHFDISFEALCLAVNTLDRFLATTPVAADCFQLLGVTALLIACKQVEVHPPRVKELLALCCGAFTREQLRNLERVVLNRLCFELSAPTVSFFLEHFNQVRLQELGADAVEAADARSLAGGMAELSLADYTFIRYTPSLLAAGSLGLADRLLGHRRPLDLRVSGYSAGRLQDCMDHLQVLVSLNEQSLPLLLPPCLAQKCPWLWGRY; this is encoded by the exons ATGGTTTTGGGGCACTTCTGTGCCGGTCCTGGGAGTGGGGATGCTCCTCTGGAGGCCACAGCCGCCTTACCCTACCGCCGGAAAGTGCTGGGGAAGAGCCAGATTTTTGCAaatggggttctttttttttttttgtcccggTTGCGGATTTTGTTTTGGAGACGACGCTCCCGGCGGTGCCCCGGTGcccgggggggaggcgggcggccaTGGGCgtggcgccgcccgcccgctcaaATAGcagcggccggggccgggcagccggAGTCGGTGGCGGACCCACCTCCCATCATGGTGAtgacgacggcggcggcgggcggctgtCCCGGCGGGAGCCTGCTGAGGCGGGGACCCGGCGGCTCCCCCGGCCGCTGTCCTCGGCGACCGGtatggtggcggcggcggcgaccggaggcagcggcggcagcgccaGCGATATGGGGGAGCCGGCAGGATCTGCAGGCCTTCCGCGAGTACGGGGAGAGCTGGTACCGCTCCCGTAAGGGGCTGGAGAGCCGCTTCCAGCCGCAGGAGCCGCTCGCCCGGCAGCCGCAG GTGACGGCGGAGGCGCGCTGCAAGCTGGTCAGCTGGCTCATCCCCGTCCACCGGCACTTCGACATCTCCTTCGAGGCGCTCTGCCTGGCCGTCAACACCCTCGACCGCTTCCTCGCCACCACCCCCGTGGCCGCcgactgcttccagctgctgggcGTGACGGCGCTGCTCATCGCCTGCAAGCAG GTGGAGGTGCACCCCCCCCGCGTGAAGGAGCTCCTCGCCCTCTGCTGCGGCGCCTTCACCCGCGAGCAGCTCCGCAACCTGGAGCGCGTCGTCCTGAACCGCCTGTGCTTCGAACTGTCCGCACCCACCGTCAGCTTCTTCCTGGAGCACTTCAACCAGGtgcggctgcaggagctgggggccgACGCGGTGGAGGCGGCGGACGCCCGCAGCCTGGCCGGGGGGATGGCCGAGCTCAGCCTGGCCGACTACACCTTCATCAGATACACCCCCTCCCTGCTGGCCGCCGGCAGCCTCGGGCTGGCGGACCGGCTGCTGGGCCACCGCAGGCCCCTGGACCTGCGGGTCAGCGGCTACTCGGCGGGGCGCCTGCAGGATTGCATGGACCACCTGCAGGTCCTGGTGTCCCTGAACGAGCAGTCCCTgccgctcctcctgcccccgtgcTTGGCACAAAAGTGCccctggctgtggggcaggtacTGA